The Micromonospora sp. WMMD961 genome has a segment encoding these proteins:
- the guaA gene encoding glutamine-hydrolyzing GMP synthase translates to MSLPRPVLVVDFGAQYAQLIARRVREAKVYSEIVPHSMPIAEMLAKNPAAIILSGGPASVYAPDAPQIDAGVFTADVPVFGICYGFQAMAQALGGTVAKTGNREYGGTPLRPRLLDPGVLLRDLPADLPVWMSHGDCVTEAPEGFTVTAESAGAPVAAFEDLAGRRAGVQFHPEVGHTAHGQEMLTRFLYDIAGIEPTWTPENIIDEQVARIRAQVGDKEVICGLSGGVDSAVAAALVHRAVGDQLTCVFVDHGLLRAGEAEQVEKDYVAATGIKLKVVDAADRFLGALAGVTDPEQKRKIIGREFIRVFEAAAREIASHGDVEFLVQGTLYPDVVESGGGTGTANIKSHHNVGGLPEDLKFALVEPLRTLFKDEVRALGLQLGLPEAMVWRHPFPGPGLAIRIIGAVDQQRLDLLREADLIAREELTAAGLDRGVWQFPVVLLADVRSVGVQGDGRSYGHPVVLRPVSSEDAMTADWSRLPYEVVARISTRITNEVAEVNRVVLDVTSKPPGTIEWE, encoded by the coding sequence ATGAGCCTGCCTCGCCCTGTCCTCGTGGTGGACTTCGGAGCCCAGTACGCCCAGCTCATCGCCCGCCGGGTCCGTGAGGCGAAGGTCTACTCCGAGATCGTGCCGCACTCGATGCCGATCGCCGAGATGCTGGCGAAGAACCCCGCCGCGATCATCCTCTCCGGCGGCCCGGCCAGCGTCTACGCACCTGACGCGCCGCAGATCGACGCGGGCGTGTTCACCGCCGACGTGCCGGTGTTCGGCATCTGCTACGGCTTCCAGGCGATGGCCCAGGCGCTCGGCGGCACCGTGGCGAAGACCGGTAACCGCGAGTACGGCGGTACGCCGCTGCGCCCCCGCCTCCTCGACCCCGGTGTGCTGCTGCGTGACCTGCCTGCCGACCTGCCGGTGTGGATGAGCCACGGCGACTGCGTCACCGAGGCCCCGGAGGGCTTCACGGTCACCGCCGAGTCGGCGGGCGCGCCGGTGGCCGCGTTCGAGGATCTGGCCGGGCGGCGTGCCGGCGTGCAGTTCCACCCGGAGGTCGGGCACACCGCGCACGGCCAGGAGATGTTGACCCGTTTCCTCTACGACATCGCCGGCATCGAGCCGACCTGGACGCCCGAGAACATCATCGACGAGCAGGTTGCCCGGATCCGCGCCCAGGTCGGCGACAAGGAGGTCATCTGCGGCCTGTCCGGCGGGGTGGACTCGGCGGTCGCCGCGGCGCTGGTGCACAGGGCGGTCGGTGACCAGCTCACCTGCGTCTTCGTCGACCACGGTCTGCTGCGCGCCGGCGAGGCCGAGCAGGTGGAGAAGGACTACGTGGCCGCCACCGGCATCAAGCTGAAGGTGGTCGACGCCGCCGACCGGTTCCTCGGCGCGCTGGCCGGGGTGACCGATCCGGAGCAGAAGCGCAAGATCATCGGTCGGGAGTTCATCCGGGTCTTCGAGGCCGCCGCCCGCGAGATCGCCTCGCACGGCGACGTGGAGTTCCTCGTCCAGGGCACGCTCTACCCCGACGTCGTGGAGTCCGGCGGCGGCACCGGTACCGCCAACATCAAGAGCCACCACAACGTCGGCGGTCTGCCGGAGGACCTGAAGTTCGCCCTGGTCGAGCCGCTGCGCACACTCTTCAAGGACGAGGTCCGGGCGCTCGGTCTGCAACTGGGCCTGCCCGAGGCCATGGTCTGGCGGCACCCGTTCCCGGGCCCCGGCCTGGCCATCCGGATCATCGGCGCGGTCGACCAGCAGCGCCTCGACCTGCTCCGCGAGGCCGACCTGATCGCTCGCGAGGAGCTGACCGCCGCCGGTCTGGACCGGGGCGTGTGGCAGTTCCCGGTGGTGCTGCTCGCCGACGTGCGCAGCGTCGGTGTGCAGGGAGACGGGCGCAGCTACGGGCATCCCGTGGTGCTGCGCCCGGTCTCCAGCGAGGACGCGATGACCGCCGACTGGTCACGACTGCCCTACGAGGTGGTCGCCCGGATCTCCACCCGGATCACCAACGAGGTGGCCGAGGTGAACCGGGTGGTCCTGGACGTGACCAGCAAGCCGCCGGGCACCATCGAGTGGGAGTGA
- a CDS encoding GMC family oxidoreductase: protein MRYDVLVIGSGFGGAVTALRLAEKGYSVAVLEAGRRFADDEFPQTSWRVRRFLWAPRLGCYGIQRLTLLRPARRGSGSGVLVLSGTGVGGGSLVYANTLYEPLPAFYVDRQWRDITDWRDELARHYDQAKRMLGVTTYPVDTGADRAMRAVAERMGVGHTFHATPVGVHIGRPGRRVADPYFGGAGPERTGCLHCGACMTGCRHGAKNTLVKNYLWLAERLGATVLPMTTVTAVRPTADGGYDVHAERTGAWLRKRRQVIHADQVVFAAGALGTQRLLHAMRADGVLPRLSPRLGDLTRTNSEAILGASVPRRRARSERLDYTEGVAITSSFHPDPQTHVEPVRYGRGSNAMGLLQSLLVDGGPHRVRRWLGSVVRQPRLAARMLSVRGWSERTVIALVMQSVDNSLTTRWRRGLLGRRLVTGPGHGTSSPTWIPAGNAAARMLAEEIGGTPGGSLTEPFDIPITAHILGGAVIGATPADGVIDPWHRVYGHPGLHVVDGAAVSANLGVNPSLTITAQAERAMSFWPNKGEEDPRPPLGSPYRRLAAVPPHQPAVPADAPGALRH from the coding sequence ATGCGGTACGACGTGCTCGTCATCGGGTCCGGCTTCGGCGGTGCCGTCACCGCGCTCCGGCTGGCCGAGAAGGGGTATTCGGTCGCCGTGCTGGAGGCCGGCCGGCGCTTCGCCGACGACGAGTTCCCGCAGACGTCCTGGCGGGTCCGCCGGTTCCTCTGGGCGCCGAGGCTGGGCTGCTACGGCATCCAGCGGCTGACCCTGCTCCGCCCGGCCCGCCGAGGTTCCGGCAGCGGGGTGCTGGTGCTCTCCGGCACCGGGGTGGGTGGCGGCTCGCTGGTCTACGCGAACACCCTCTACGAACCGTTGCCCGCCTTCTACGTCGACCGGCAGTGGCGCGACATCACCGACTGGCGCGACGAGTTGGCCCGCCACTACGACCAGGCCAAACGCATGCTCGGCGTCACCACGTACCCGGTGGACACCGGCGCGGACCGCGCCATGCGGGCGGTGGCCGAGCGGATGGGGGTGGGGCACACCTTCCACGCCACCCCGGTCGGCGTGCACATCGGCCGCCCCGGCCGGCGGGTCGCCGACCCGTACTTCGGTGGTGCCGGCCCGGAACGCACCGGCTGCCTGCACTGCGGCGCGTGCATGACCGGGTGCCGGCACGGCGCGAAGAACACGCTGGTCAAGAACTACCTGTGGCTCGCCGAACGGCTCGGGGCCACGGTGCTGCCGATGACCACGGTGACCGCCGTCCGTCCGACCGCCGACGGTGGGTACGACGTACACGCCGAACGCACCGGCGCGTGGCTGCGCAAGCGACGGCAGGTCATCCACGCCGACCAGGTGGTGTTCGCGGCCGGCGCGCTCGGTACCCAACGACTGCTGCACGCCATGCGGGCCGACGGCGTGCTGCCCCGGCTCTCACCCCGCCTCGGCGACCTGACCCGGACCAACTCGGAAGCGATCCTCGGTGCCTCGGTGCCCCGCCGACGGGCGCGGTCCGAGCGGCTGGACTACACCGAGGGGGTGGCCATCACCAGCTCGTTCCACCCCGACCCGCAGACCCACGTCGAGCCGGTCCGTTACGGGCGTGGTTCCAACGCCATGGGCCTGCTCCAGTCGCTACTCGTCGACGGTGGCCCCCACCGGGTGCGGCGGTGGCTGGGCAGCGTCGTGCGGCAACCGCGACTGGCCGCCCGGATGTTGTCGGTGCGCGGCTGGTCGGAACGGACGGTGATCGCCCTGGTCATGCAGTCGGTGGACAACTCGCTGACCACCCGGTGGCGGCGCGGCCTGCTCGGCCGTCGGCTGGTCACCGGCCCGGGCCACGGCACCTCCAGCCCCACCTGGATCCCGGCCGGTAACGCCGCCGCCCGCATGCTCGCCGAGGAGATCGGCGGCACTCCGGGCGGCTCGCTCACCGAGCCGTTCGACATCCCGATCACCGCGCACATCCTGGGCGGGGCGGTCATCGGCGCCACACCGGCCGACGGGGTGATCGACCCCTGGCACCGGGTGTACGGGCATCCGGGGCTGCACGTCGTCGACGGCGCGGCGGTCTCGGCCAACCTCGGCGTGAACCCGTCGCTGACGATCACCGCCCAGGCGGAACGGGCGATGTCCTTCTGGCCCAACAAGGGCGAGGAGGACCCCCGCCCGCCGCTGGGGTCCCCGTACCGCCGGCTGGCAGCCGTACCCCCGCACCAGCCGGCGGTGCCGGCGGACGCCCCGGGCGCGCTCCGTCACTGA